The Funiculus sociatus GB2-C1 DNA window GAGTTGCAGGTTTTCAGAGGCGCTATCCAAACATTAAAGACCCATAAACCTTACATAGTTTTCGAGAGTGGTTTAATCGATGTTCAAGAATGGCAGGATGGCGAGTTGCAAAATGGCAAATGGTATGAAGCCGAATTTATGATTTCCTTGTAAATGAGTGAGCCCTGCAAATTTTTAAGCTTAAAAGTTGGTTAGAGGGTTTAACCCCACTCAGCCGGGATAAATTTCTTAAGTCTTCTACCTGGATTGCAGCATCGCCATAGCAACAGCTATACTCTGGCTGCTAGCCTACCCTTTTTACTACGAAATTGAGGCTTTTGCTTCCAAAATGACTGCGGCTTTCTGGCTAGCCGCATTTTTCAAGGCTAGCGCCTTGAAAAAAAATTTGGATAACGCAATGTGGAACTTTATCGATTGAACTCCGTCTTCACTAAAGGGGTATTTTACCTCGTTGAACTTACTCTTGCTTACCCAACCCCCATAAATCAAAAATCTTCCTGAACTTCCCCGGAAACGGGCCAACTAAAAGGGTAGAGGTCTTGCGGAAAATTGCACATCTTGCTGGGATAGGTTTTACCATCTATCCGAATTTGTGCAATATTGCTGCTTATTACGATTATTTTGCTCTTGGGGTATGAGTTGATTTTAACTTTAGTAGAAATAACCTTGACATTGAATGTCCCTCTTAAGGAGGAAGCCTGCTAGATTTTCATGTAACAAGATGTAGGGATGTTGAGGATTGTTAAAGTCTTGCAATAAAAAGTTGCAATAGTTGTTTCAGTCTGGTCATCGGTCTTTTAGATTGGGAGCTGTATTATGACCGTAGCTGTAAATATAAAAAGCTGGGTTCATCAAAGCCGTCATAGAAACCGGAGAACAGCCTATTTGTTTGGGTCAATGGCCGACTTCAACGTAATGTCTGAAGTTGAAGATACTACCCCTAGTTAATTAGGTTTGCATCAAGGTGGGACAAACAGCTAACTTGTGTTTGACTAGCCGCTCAAGGCAAAAACGCTTACTGCCAACCATTGTTTGTCGCAGGTTTACATTCATCGCGCTGCCATTGCTAATGTTGATTGCTTAATTTGTAGGAAAAGCACCTGTTATAACTCTATCTTGGGTGCGAATTATCTTGCAGATAAGTGGTTGACTAGGGTTTGTAATGAGCATTTTATAAGTCAAATCAGGGCTTTGCTTAGTAAAAAACGCATAGAGCTAACACTGCAACCTTATCGAAGCTTATTCCAACCTGTTAATATTTTAACTTAAATTTTTCAGGCGGAAAAGGATAGCTTTAGGATGATTGTCAGAAGTTTGGGTGTAATCGTATATACTAGCCGGCGTTTCATCGCTGTTGCAAAAGGTGTTTACCTTTTTGTGTATGTCCACTTTTATTTGTGTCCAACCAAAGGGATATACATCAGAGGGTTTTCGGTTCGTATAAGCGATGTTTTCACGTTAGACCAATTCATTTACTGGAGACTAAAATCATGAAAGTTCTGTATCTTATCCAAACTCATAAGAATCCAGAGCAAATTGACCGACTCATCCAAACAATTAAAAAGTCTAGTCCCAGTTCTCAAATATTAATTAGCCATGATGTTAAGGGCTGTGATTTAGACGTTTCAACCCTAGAGAAGCTGCCAGGAGTTAATGTAATTAAAAATGATGCTGTGGGAGTCAGAGGTGATTTTAGTTTGGTTCAAGCGTACTTGGATGCTATTGACTGGATATTGACTCATAATATTGACTTTGATTGGCTGATAAACCTCTCAGGCCAGGATTATCCTACTCAGCCACTTTCTGTACTTGAGAAGTTTCTTGCCGAAACTAAGTTTGATGGGTTTTTACAATATTGCGATACCTTCTCTAAAGATAGCTATTACGGTTTCAAAGAGAGCCGCGATCGCTATCTTTATCAATATTGGCACTCAGGGGTACAGTTTTCCAGATGGCAGCGGGGATTAGCCAAACCATTACGAGTTATTCTCAATAATGTTCAGCCTTTTGTTAAAATTGATACTTCTTATCAATTTTCAGTAGGTTTTCGGGCTTTTTCAAATCCGTTCAATCAAAATTTTGTGTGTTCCGGAGGCTCTTTTTTTAAAACTATTTCAAAAAACTGTGTTCGCTATTTACATGATTTTTCAAAAAATAACCAGGAGCTAGTTAATTACTACAAAAAAACGCGAAACCC harbors:
- a CDS encoding FkbM family methyltransferase, which translates into the protein MPNALTETITAKTQRVDNILKPYLKIHFIKVDAEGVELQVFRGAIQTLKTHKPYIVFESGLIDVQEWQDGELQNGKWYEAEFMISL
- a CDS encoding beta-1,6-N-acetylglucosaminyltransferase, which encodes MKVLYLIQTHKNPEQIDRLIQTIKKSSPSSQILISHDVKGCDLDVSTLEKLPGVNVIKNDAVGVRGDFSLVQAYLDAIDWILTHNIDFDWLINLSGQDYPTQPLSVLEKFLAETKFDGFLQYCDTFSKDSYYGFKESRDRYLYQYWHSGVQFSRWQRGLAKPLRVILNNVQPFVKIDTSYQFSVGFRAFSNPFNQNFVCSGGSFFKTISKNCVRYLHDFSKNNQELVNYYKKTRNPDESFIQTVLVNSGLFNFCNDNKRYIDWTGTRHGHPRLLTSQDYPAIIKSDAHFARKFDTTQDSKILDMLDARVLQQQKALSLQIN